One stretch of Manis pentadactyla isolate mManPen7 chromosome 10, mManPen7.hap1, whole genome shotgun sequence DNA includes these proteins:
- the LOC130679302 gene encoding olfactory receptor 6C2-like, whose translation MIASGNKVITIKACFIQVFFVILFGATEFFLLAVMSYECCVAICKPLHYVTIMNSRDCRNLILCCWTSGLLSILPPLSLSLNLEFCDSVIGHFVCDASPILKNSCTDTWLIEQLAILCAVLTLIVTLMCVVLSYMYIIRTVLRIPSSQQRKKAFSTCSSHMIVVSISYGSCIFMYINSSAKDEVSINKAVSLLIVSVAPLLNPFFYTLVN comes from the coding sequence ATGATAGCAAGTGGGAACAAAGTCATTACCATCAAAGCCTGCTTCATTCAAGTATTTTTTGTCATCCTCTTTGGagcaacagaattttttctgttGGCTGTGATGTCCTATGAATGctgtgtggccatctgcaaacccctgcattacgtGACCATCATGAACAGCAGAGACTGCAGGAACCTCATCCTCTGTTGTTGGACATCTGGCTTACTGAGCATCCTTCCACCCCTTTCTTTGAGCCTTaatctggaattctgtgactctgtTATTGGCCATTTTGTCTGTGACGCTTCTCCAATACTGAAGAATTCATGTACAGATACGTGGCTCATAGAGCAGCTGGCCATACTCTGTGCTGTGTTGACTCTGATTGTGACACTTatgtgtgtggttctgtcctacatgtacatcattaGGACGGTTCTAAGAATACCCTCTTCCCAGCAGAGGaaaaaagccttttccacctgttcttcccacatgattgtggtttccatcagctatggcagctgcatttttatgtatatcaACTCTTCAGCTAAGGATGAGGTGTCCATTAataaggctgtttctctgctcatTGTGTCTGTTGCCCCTTTGTTGAACCCCTTCTTTTATACCCTTGTAAATTAA